CTTGCAGCCTGCGCCTCACTGCCGAAAGCGAGCAGGGTGGCCATGCATAAAAACGTTGAAATTCTCTTGTTCATGATAATCGTCTCTTTATGAGTGACTGGATTGTCGCCAGTTACTACTTTGATTTTGCATATCTACTCCGCCCCGTGCGTCATTTTCTGCTCCTGTTACTGTCGAAAATATATACAATACATATATTAATTCCAATCTAATTAAATATCGTGTATGTGCAAAATGGCGTAATACCATGTTCCCTGTAAGAGGGCGCTTTTTCGATTTGACGAATAAATAGTCTCTTATTGCCTGAAAAATATCTATTTAAGGCCGTTTCTCGGTTGTCTGGCATACACTCATCCGCGACAAATTTGCAAGGGAGGTTGTTTGCTCTGTATATATTGTCAGTATATATGGCTGCAGAGAGATGCCGGGGAGTTATACAGTTTCCATAGCCAGCCAATCCTCGGGAGCTGAGGATGTGGCTGGTAAGAAACAAAGGGGGGCAGGGGGAGTGGCGGAGTGCAAGAGCGAGATTTTATGGAACGGCAATCTTGCCTTCAGCGAGTACCTGTTCAGCGCCATTTTCCTGACCGGTATAGCGGACCATTAGCTCTCCGCTCCGAAAATCAACACCTTTTTGGGGGGTGAGGGCAAGGAGCATGGTGCGTTTTGCATTGGGTGTATAAACGGCCACTCCTTTTATCAGGGCAACGGAGATGGCCTTGTTTCCCGGCGCTTTCCAGAGCACCTCGACATCACCATAGGTAGAGCGAGTTCCTTCACGCTGAATGGTCAAAGCCAGCGCCGGTTTCCCCTCATTGCCTTTCGGGTCAAGACGAAGGCCGCTCAGTCGTGCTGTTGCTGTCAGCGAACCGTGGCGCACAATGACCGGAATCGTCACTCCATAGATCGGCACCAGTTTGATCTGTATACCACGGCTCACCGAATCGGGTTTGACCGCATTCTCGGCAGTGGGTATCAAACGAAAGCTGAGATGGGAGCGGTACTCACCATCAGCAAGATCAGAGGGTTTGCGCAACATCATGCGCACCATCTGCACCTGGCGGGGCTCAAGGATCACCCTGCGCGGGGTAAAACGGACGAAGGTATCAGCAAAGCGGTCATTCGGATCAGCCGGGGTACCTTTCTCGATCTCCTTGATCTCTCCGTTTTCGCTCATGCGACACTGCACAAAGGAGATGGCATAGGTGTGCGCCTTGTCGCTGCGGTTGACCAGAGCCAGTTCAGTGGTCGGCATATTCCCCTCAAAGACAATCCGTGTAGGGGTTACCAGCAGATCCTGAAGTGAATAGCCAGCAGAAGCAGGCTCATCGGCAGCCAGGGTTGATTTGGTGGAACTGCAAAATGTAGCCATCATAAAGAGGGCCGAAAGCAGGTGCTTGATGTTCATAGAGGTTAATAGAAACTATTTTAAGGATGGCATAGTGAACCGTAAAAGCGCAACAATACGCTCAAGATAGGTAAAGAGCGTGTAATTCACTATTGATTATTGGCGGATGAAGCGGGAGTGATGGTAACGCTTTCCCGTGCAGGAGTGAAACGAAAAGAGTTTGCTTTTACGCCCAACATACGGGGAAGCCGGAAAATTAATGCCAGTCTTCCCGTATGTGTACAGGAGAATGCGAGTTGCGAAGAGTTACTTATTGGTATAATACAGTTACATCAAAAGTGCCATTGTAGACCCCTGAAGGCTGAGCTGCAGCGACAGCCAGTTTTGCGCCAACCTTGAAAGTTCCTTGACCGGCAGGATCACTCAGCGTACCTTTATTGTCGATCAAGTTACTGGTAAAGTTTGTAACTGCCATGTCAGTAATAACAAGAGCACCAGTTTTATGGAGAGTTGCAGCACCTGGTAAAGTTACAGAATAACCTGTACCACTATCACCTGAGACAGCAAATTGAGCTGGACTCTGTGTTATCTGAGTGGTCACCGTTACAGCAAAAGAGTCATTCGTTCCACTTGCAGCAACCGTAACTGTTCCTGGTGTTTCTGCATCGGGAATAATGTGTCCAAAGGTTAGAACGCCACCATTCACTCCATCTGCATCCTGTGAAACCGTGAGCGCACCCGCAATTGTTGCTGTTGCATGGCCTGTTGCAGCATAGGCATTGGACCCTGAAGCAAGCAAAGCAGCCATACCGACGAGTGCCAAAATTCTCTTTTTCATAGGTTGTTATTTTTTTCTTAGTAAGGTATAAAGTATATATCGACATAGGTTCCAATATATATAAATCACAAACCGTTTATATGTTTTTTATCACTGGTGTCCAACTGTTGAAAAAATAAATCCATATAGATTATAATAATAAAATAGAATACGAGGTTTTTTAACCGTTACCGACTTGAAAATGCCTGCGATCTTCAATCATTTTATAATTCTTCACCAAGGAATGATCGATGTACACAGGAAAAAAGTTGGTTGAACACCTGTCGCTTTATCAATTTCGCCTGGGTGTTAAGCGATACAACGGCCTTTTCAAGGTTCAATCGTTCATCTGCCTTGATCAATATCTCTCCCTGTTCTTTGCACAACTGACCTATCGAGAAAGTCTTCGTGATATCACGACATGTCAGCTCGACATGCAGAACAAATGGTATCTCATGGGCATTCGTGGAGCACAAGAAGGCTTATGATGATTTTCTTATTCAGAAGAGAACGCCCAAGCGCGGCCTGGTAGTCACGTATAATAATGAAGCAATAAGCCGACACATTAGCCGATATGCGGGATTCCAGGCACTGCTTTCCAATGGCATCAAGGATCCTATCGAAGTCATGAGGGTTTACCGTGACAAGGATGCAGTAGAGAAGTGCTTCGACGACCTGAAAAACTCGTTTTATAGTTGGACAGTAGTGTTTTTTTTATAAATCTCTACGGGTCATATTCCCCGCCGCTTGCGGCGTGATATGATGTATATTAGTTGGCATGAGCGAATATATTCACAAGAGCCACAATGTCACCGTTCTGATGTATCACATAGTGCTACCAGCAAAGTATAGACGCGTGATTTTTGATAATGAGGTGGATGAAGTCCTAAAAGACGTGTGCTTGGACATAGAAAATCGTTATCAGATCAAGTTCCTGGAAATTGGTACAGATAAAGATCATGTGCATTTTTTGGTGCAATCAGTGCCAACGTATAGTGTCACGAAAATCGTGACGATGATAAAGAGTATTTCTGCTCGAGAAGTGTTCAGGCGATGTCCCAAAGTAAAAAAACTGTTGTGGGGTGGTGAGATGTGGACGGATGGGTATTATGCCGGAACGGTTGGAAAGCATGGAAATGAAGACATGATAGGCAAGTATGTCAAAGGGCAGGGCGGTACGTATCAGAAACGCTACAGTGATTATCAGTTGTCACTGTTCTAAAAGAGGAAATCTTCAATACCCCGCTGCTTGCGGCGGGGATTCTTTATTGGAGTTGATGCGCTTTTTGTGGAGGGCTTGTATCGAACGGCTATGCGGAGACGATGCTAAAATAAAATAATGCCTCTTCTTCGAAAGGAGATCTTTCGCGAAGAGGCATTGACTTTGTGTTACTTATTGATATACAACAGTTACTTTGAATGTCCCGGCATATATTCCGGACTTCTGATCTGAAGGTACCTCAAGTACACCACCAACAGAGAATGTTCCCTTACCCTTAGGATCAAGTGTAAGGCTTGTTGCAGATTCAGCCAACTCAGCTTTCATGCTACCTTGTCCAGCGTCTCCAACCAATTCTACGCTTTGTTCTGCATCTATATCGCATATACAGCTAGCACCTCCACTGACAGAGAATTGGGCTGCTCTGGTCGGTGATGTACCTGCGTTGATTTGTGTAGGACCGTCAAAATTGGCTGTTCCATCTGCAGCAACGGTAACTTTCCCTCCGCTACCAGGTACCATGGTTCCGAAAGAGAGCCCTTTATTGGAATTTGTTATCGTTAAAGCGGTTACAATTTTTGCTACCGCATCCGCACTAGCTGTTTCCGCCTGAGCCTCACTACCAAAGGCAAGCAAAGCTGCCATACATCCGAGTGCCAAAATTCTTTTTTTCATGATAATTCTCCTTTGTGTGATTTAAATATCTATCGTTTGTCAAAAAAACTGGAAGCTCTGTAATCTGATTGCCTGATGAAGGTTTGTTAAAACATCCTTTCCCGATCAGCGCCATCTTTCTACTGGTAGAAATATATATAAAATATGGATATTTGCAAATAAATATATATACGCCACCCCCTTATTATTTCCGCGTTATTACAATTTTTTTTATTGAAAAAATCTTAAAATGTTTATTTATAGAGTTTTAAAAAAAGTTAGAAACGGCGATCTCTCTGGTGATGCGCTTGGGTATATATATATGCGGGGTGAATGATACGTGTTTTTTATACACTGGAGCAGGAGCCCTTTCTTTTTTCGGTGAATTTGGTGGGTTGACTTATGCCGGGAGGGGATCGCGAAAAGAAAGAGCTTTTTTTTCGGGCGCCTTACCTGCTGATCACTATATTCTGTACCGCTCAATGGCGGGCGCTGTTACGGAGTGTTCACGGTGACTTTCGGTAACGCGAAATCATGAAATAAGTTATCTTAACAGCACGCATATTGTATGGAACGAACCATCACACCGAATATTTATTATGTCACTGGCGGGGCGCGGAGCGGTAAAAGCTCGTTTGCCTTGCAGCTTGCAAAGCCTTACTACAGTCGCGTTTTTCTTGCGACGGCGGAGCCCTTTGACGGGGAGATGGTACAGCGTATCAGTAAGCATCGGGAGGAGCGGGGTGAGCAGTTCACAACGGTTGAGGAGCCGCTTGCTCTTGATCGTGCCCTCCTGCACCTGCCGGAAGGTACTGATGTGGTGCTGCTCGATTGCCTGACCGTCTGGACCGGAAACCTGATGCACTACGGCGAGGGGAAGGGAGAGGGGGAGATTGACCAGCAGATTGAGCGCTTTCTTGAGGTATTGCGTCATCCTCCCTGCGATATGATTCTTGTTTCCAATGAGGTGGGGATGGGCATTGTGCCGGAGAATGCCATGGCCAGAAGGTTTCGCGATATTGCCGGTATCATCAACCAGCGGGTTGCCGCACTCGCAACGGAGGCTTGGCTGCTTTGCAGTGGTCTGCCGATTCGGCTGAAATAACCTCGAAAATGTATTGAGTAACCAATTAATAGAGTAATGAGAGAATCTATCATGCCTGAAAAGTTGCAGTTATTGCTGGATCGAATTAAACCTGCCTCCCGGTCGCTGAGTGATGCGGCCCGAGCCCATCTTGATGATTTGACCAAACCGCAGGGGAGTCTTGGCCGTTTGGAGGAGATTGCTCTTAAATATGTTCTGGCGACCGGCAACCTGAGCCCGTTGCTTTCAAAAAAGAAAATCTGCTGTTTTGCCGCCGATCATGGTGTGGCGGCTGAAGGGGTTTCGGCTTTTCCGGCAGAGGTGACTCCTCAGATGGTTTATAACATGCTCGGTGGCGGAGCGGCCATTAATGTGCTGACGCGTCATGCGGGTGTTGACCTCGATGTGGTGGATATGGGTGTGAACCATGATTTTCCTGATCTGGCAGGGCTCGTCAAAAGAAAGGTGCAGCCGGGAAGCGCCAATATGGCTACCGGCCCCGCCATGAGTGAGGAGGATGCCCTGCAGGCTCTGCTTTGCGGTGCTGAACTGGCGGCTGAAGCCCAGGAGGCGGGCTACCATCTCCTTGGAACCGGTGAGATGGGGATTGCCAATACCACTCCGGCAACGGCGCTCTATGCTGTTTTGCTTGATGTATCGGTTGAGAGCATTACAGGAAGGGGCACCGGTATTGATGATGAGCGCCTGCTCCACAAGATTGCTGTTATCAAACAGGCGATTGCCGTTAATGGCTCCCGCTGCACCACGCCGTTCGCGACGCTTGCCGCGCTTGGTGGTTACGAAATTGCGGCCATTGCCGGATTCATTCTTGGCGCAGCCGCAGCCCGCACTCCTGTGGTTGTTGATGGCTTTATCTCTTCTGCAGGAGCGGTGGTGGCGCTCAAACTCTGCCCGGCAGTTGAAGACTATCTTTTTTTCAGCCATCTCTCCAATGAACAGGGGCACAGGGCAGTTATGGAGAAGCTTGGCGCCCGGCCGATTCTTGATCTTGATCTTCGCCTTGGTGAGGGGACGGGTGCGGCTATTGCTATGCAGCTTATTGAGGGCGCTGTAAAAATTTACAATGAGATGGCCACCTTCAGTGCTGCAAGGGTCAGTGAAAAAAGCGGGGAGTAGGGGATGCTGAGCGGCCTTGTTACAGCGTTGAGAACACTTACCCTCTTTCCTGTTCCCGGAAAGGAGACCGACACCTTCAGCCGCTCGCTTTTCTGGTTTCCTGTTGTGGGGTTGCTGCTTGGATCTATCCAGGCGGCGCTCGGCTATTTTACCTCTCTTCTTGGCTGGAATGAGCTGTCGGCTGCGTTTGTGGTGCTTGGCGGTATTGCGCTTACCAGAGGAATGCATGCCGATGGGCTTGCCGATCTGGCTGATGGTTTCTGGGGGGGCAGGACGAGGGAGTCGGCTCTGCGGATTATGAAGGATCCCAACGTCGGCTCTTTTGGAGCCATCGCTCTCTCCGGCATGATGCTGCTCAAATGGATTGCCATCCTTAAGCTGGTTGATATCGGAGCGTTTGCATGCATTGCTGCAGGGGTACTGCTTGCCCGCTGGGTGCAGGTTCTCCTCGCCTCAGCGCTCCCTTACGCCCGCCGGGAGGGAGGCACGGCGCAATCTTTTGTAAGCGGGGCAGGTGTTGTCCATATCGTGGTTACCTCCGCGCTGACGCTCTTGTTTCTTTTTCCGCTTCTTCATGCCGACCTTTATGCCAACCTTTATGCCGTTGTCGCAATGATAAGCGCCGCACTCGCTGCCGCTTTGTTGACTGGCCTCTTGAGTTACCGCAAAATCGGGGGAGTTACCGGCGATGTGCTTGGGGCAGGAAGTGAGGTGACCGAGTTGTTTGTCTGGATTGCGGCAGCGCTCTCTGCCGCTCTCAAGGCGTAGTCTCTGTTTTGTTGGGGGCGAAACAGTGATCAGTCACGGTTTTCAACCTGAACGATTTTTCTTTCCGGCAGGATCACAGCCGTCAGCCTCCCCATGAGCGGGTTTTTGCTGTAGACGCAACCGGTGTCGATGGCGATCAGCCGTTCAAGCATTACTGGTACAGGAATTGCGGTGTGGCCGCAGACAACGGTTTTTTCCCATTTGTAGTTGTTGCTTTCAAGGAAGGTGGTACGCATGTGCACCCGTTGCCAGCAGAACTCTTCAGGTTTGTAGTAACGGATATTATCTTTGATGGAGAGTTCAGGATCGAGGCCTCCATGGGTAAAGAAATAGTGCTCGGTTTCAATGAAGTGCCGGCAATTACGAATAAAGAGCAGGTGCTCTTCCTCCAGATCGCAGCCGTCGAGGCTGTTGTAGGATGCAAGGGTGGCCTGCCCTCCGTTGCCGAGCCAGTTGTCTGAGCTGCAGTTGTCGAGATAATCAAGAAACATCAACTCATGATTGCCCATAAGGAAATGGCAGGAGTACCTGCTGCTGAGTTCGATGAGAAAGTCAATTACCTCTTTTGAGTGATTACCACGGTCAATCATATCGCCTAAAAAAAGAAGCTGATCTTCAGCTTCAGGCTTAATCTGCCGGATCAGTTTTTTGAGGGGATGGAGGCAGCCGTGGATATCTCCGATAGCGATGATCCGACGGGTTTCTGATAACAAAGGTTGCATTGCGGTAGTAACATATTCTGTATTGCAACAATATCCATGCTTTCAAGCAGGATTGCCGATGCAACTCTTCTGGTTTCTGCTGTTTTGTTGATTGAAAATGGTGGTGAGTCTGCGCTATTTAAAATATTTCATTTCAACCGTCACCTCAAGCTCCTTGGTGTCGAGCGTAAAAACGGAATCGTTGAATTTAGGTCCGCCCATTCCAATTTTCGGGTTGTTTGAAACCCCGACACCCTCTTTTGGTATCCCGATAAAGTTGGTATCAAGTTTTCCATTATTGTTTTCGTCGTGCATGATGCTGACGGCGTAACTACCGTAAGGAAGATCTTCGAAGACAACGGTTTCGGTAGTGCCGGAGATTTTTTTCAGTTCCGAGGTATAAGCTTGCTCATGTTTGCCGGGAAACCCTTTTTTTGAGTTGTAGAGTGAAACGCCAAGCATGCCCTTAAGGTGCTTTAACTCTATGATGTGTACCGTGATTTTTCCGGTTTGGGCGGCTGTTGTTTTGTTGATTTCATCGGCGGACAGAGTTGCGGTACCTATAAAAAAGAGTACAACAAAAAAGAAAATGTTCTTCATAGCGAGAAGGAGATACGTTTCACAGGGTTTCATCAAGAGCATGATCACTCAACATTGCGACTTCACTCACGTTGTGAGTATTGACCCAATATCGGTAATCATGGCATCAGGTACAAGCAGATAACATGGATAGAGCGTGATAACCGGTTTCGATGCTGCTGTTTTCGTTTATATCTTGTAAACATTGCGAATTAAAGCTAAATAGCTCTATCAGCAACCCGGATGTGTTGATGACAGAGTTTCCATCTCCCATTGTAACTGTGGTGATGCTGGACTGTCTGAGAAAAAACAGTGTTTGAAATACGGGAAACCGCGATGAAAAAAAGCCAAGCCACCGTGACGGATATTTCTGAATTGCGATGTCGGGCAGAGGATCATCTTCGAAAAAGCCAGCCTGGTGAGCAGGGTTTTTCCCTGTCGCAGGGTGATATGCATCGGATGATCCATGAGTTGTCGGTTCATCAGATTGAACTTCAAATGCAGCAGGAGGAGCTGCTTCAGTCGAAGGATGAGCTGGAAGATGCTCTTGCACGCTATACCAGGCTTTACGATTTCGCTCCTGTGGGCTATCTGACGCTTGCTGTCGATGGCACCATTCTTGATGCTAATCTTACGGCAACAACGATGTTTGGTGTGGATCGCTCCTTGTTGAAGGGCTCCTGTATGGCGCTCTTTGTCGCTCCTGAAGAGATGAGGGTTTTTAAAGCGCTGATGGAGAGGGTTTTCAGCCATCAGGCGCAAGGCTCTTGTGATCTTACGCTTTGTTACGAGAGTCTCTCTGCGACTTTGCGATGTACCGTGCATATTGATGCTGTCATTCAGGATGATGGCCAGTCATGCTGCATGGCGCTTTCTGATGTCACCCGCCAGAAGCGGATTGAGAGAGAGCATGCGGCGATTCAGATAACTTTGGTTCAGGCTCAGAAGATGGAGTCAATCGGGAGGCTTGCGGGTGGTGTTGCGCATGATATGAACAATATGCTGCAGGTGCAGCTTGGTAATATCGAGTATTTACTCTCAATGGGGGAGCTTTCGGAGAGTGTGCGGCTGACCCTTTCCGATCTTCAGAATTCCGTCATGAGATCTGCAGGGATTGTTCGTCAACTGCTTGCCTTTGCCCGAAAGCAGATAATCCATCCGAAGGTGCTCGATTTCAATGCTGCGATAACTACTATTCTGAGAATGCTTGGACACATTCTTGGTGAGCATATCAAGCTGATCTTTGCTCCAGGAACTCTTCTCTGGTCAGTGAAGATAGATGCCGTGCAAATAGATCAGATAATGACCAATCTTGCTCTCAATGCAAGGGATGCCATCAAGGTGAACGGTACCCTTTTTATTGTGACCCGCAATGTTGTTGTTGAAGCTGATTTCTGTCACGATCATTCTGAACTGATTCCTGGCGATTACGTCTTGCTTGAGGTCCGGGATGATGGCTTCGGGATGGAGAAGGAGGTTCTCGATTATGTTTTTGAGCCCTATTTTACCACCAAATTCATGGGTGATGGCGCGGGTCTTGGGCTTGCAATGGTTTATGGCATCGTACAACAGAACCATGGAGCGATTTTTGCCTCCAGCATAAAAGGCACAGGGACGACATTCGCGATCTATTTGCCCCGTGTCCCGGCTTGCCCGCAAATCTGATGAACTTTTGGATGCCATCGCTCCATAGTGGACAAGGGGTTATCGAAGCTCTGCTGACGGAGCTGGGCTCCCTTTGCTGGCAACACACTCCTTGTTGCGTAACAACCCTTTTGGCAAAGAGCTGATATAGCCCGGACACGTCAGTTTGTCACATGCTGTTTTATTGTCAGACCAGAAGAGATGCCCGGTTATATCGACCTTGGCAGCAATCATGGTTTGTTCCGGTGTGTCAAGGTAGCCCACATCTCCCTGCTGCAGAATATAAGCCACTTTACCTCCGCCGTATGTATCGCCGATAATGAGCGGCGCTGCGGATGAGAGGGAAGAGCATCCTGCAAGAGCGGTACCAGTGAAAAGGAGCACTTTCAGATACCTTGATGCGCCTGTTGTTTCGAAGGGTTTCATGATGCTATACGTTAATTTTGTTCTGTTACCGTCAACAGTTTGCCTGTTATTCGATTATCGTTTAATCGAGCGGATGTCGATGGCCCGTTTTTCCGTTGCATCAGCATCGCTTTTGCGCCCGGTATGCGAATAGATGACCGCTAAATTTTCAAGGAGTGTTGCAACATTTGGGTGAATCAGTCCAAGATTTTTTTCGATGATTGCCAGTGAACGCAACGATAACGGTTCGGCCTCTTTATACTGCCCCTGGGCTACATAAATCACCGCCAGGTTATTCAAACTCACGGCTACATTGGTGTGATAGGGGCCAAACGTTTTCTCCCAGATTGCAAGCGAACGGTTCAGAAGAGGTGTTGCTTCATGGTATTTACCCTGATCATTGTAGAGTAAGGCCAGGTTATTAAGGCTTAATGCCACATCAGGGTGAAGGGAGCCAAACAGTTTTTCCCGGATGGCGAGCGCTCGCCTGAAAAGTGGCTCAG
The DNA window shown above is from Pelodictyon phaeoclathratiforme BU-1 and carries:
- a CDS encoding fimbrial biogenesis chaperone — its product is MNIKHLLSALFMMATFCSSTKSTLAADEPASAGYSLQDLLVTPTRIVFEGNMPTTELALVNRSDKAHTYAISFVQCRMSENGEIKEIEKGTPADPNDRFADTFVRFTPRRVILEPRQVQMVRMMLRKPSDLADGEYRSHLSFRLIPTAENAVKPDSVSRGIQIKLVPIYGVTIPVIVRHGSLTATARLSGLRLDPKGNEGKPALALTIQREGTRSTYGDVEVLWKAPGNKAISVALIKGVAVYTPNAKRTMLLALTPQKGVDFRSGELMVRYTGQENGAEQVLAEGKIAVP
- a CDS encoding DUF4402 domain-containing protein, coding for MKKRILALVGMAALLASGSNAYAATGHATATIAGALTVSQDADGVNGGVLTFGHIIPDAETPGTVTVAASGTNDSFAVTVTTQITQSPAQFAVSGDSGTGYSVTLPGAATLHKTGALVITDMAVTNFTSNLIDNKGTLSDPAGQGTFKVGAKLAVAAAQPSGVYNGTFDVTVLYQ
- a CDS encoding DUF4372 domain-containing protein, producing the protein MYTGKKLVEHLSLYQFRLGVKRYNGLFKVQSFICLDQYLSLFFAQLTYRESLRDITTCQLDMQNKWYLMGIRGAQEGL
- the tnpA gene encoding IS200/IS605 family transposase, with the translated sequence MSEYIHKSHNVTVLMYHIVLPAKYRRVIFDNEVDEVLKDVCLDIENRYQIKFLEIGTDKDHVHFLVQSVPTYSVTKIVTMIKSISAREVFRRCPKVKKLLWGGEMWTDGYYAGTVGKHGNEDMIGKYVKGQGGTYQKRYSDYQLSLF
- a CDS encoding DUF4402 domain-containing protein, producing MKKRILALGCMAALLAFGSEAQAETASADAVAKIVTALTITNSNKGLSFGTMVPGSGGKVTVAADGTANFDGPTQINAGTSPTRAAQFSVSGGASCICDIDAEQSVELVGDAGQGSMKAELAESATSLTLDPKGKGTFSVGGVLEVPSDQKSGIYAGTFKVTVVYQ
- the cobU gene encoding bifunctional adenosylcobinamide kinase/adenosylcobinamide-phosphate guanylyltransferase, with translation MERTITPNIYYVTGGARSGKSSFALQLAKPYYSRVFLATAEPFDGEMVQRISKHREERGEQFTTVEEPLALDRALLHLPEGTDVVLLDCLTVWTGNLMHYGEGKGEGEIDQQIERFLEVLRHPPCDMILVSNEVGMGIVPENAMARRFRDIAGIINQRVAALATEAWLLCSGLPIRLK
- the cobT gene encoding nicotinate-nucleotide--dimethylbenzimidazole phosphoribosyltransferase, whose translation is MPEKLQLLLDRIKPASRSLSDAARAHLDDLTKPQGSLGRLEEIALKYVLATGNLSPLLSKKKICCFAADHGVAAEGVSAFPAEVTPQMVYNMLGGGAAINVLTRHAGVDLDVVDMGVNHDFPDLAGLVKRKVQPGSANMATGPAMSEEDALQALLCGAELAAEAQEAGYHLLGTGEMGIANTTPATALYAVLLDVSVESITGRGTGIDDERLLHKIAVIKQAIAVNGSRCTTPFATLAALGGYEIAAIAGFILGAAAARTPVVVDGFISSAGAVVALKLCPAVEDYLFFSHLSNEQGHRAVMEKLGARPILDLDLRLGEGTGAAIAMQLIEGAVKIYNEMATFSAARVSEKSGE
- the cobS gene encoding adenosylcobinamide-GDP ribazoletransferase, which gives rise to MLSGLVTALRTLTLFPVPGKETDTFSRSLFWFPVVGLLLGSIQAALGYFTSLLGWNELSAAFVVLGGIALTRGMHADGLADLADGFWGGRTRESALRIMKDPNVGSFGAIALSGMMLLKWIAILKLVDIGAFACIAAGVLLARWVQVLLASALPYARREGGTAQSFVSGAGVVHIVVTSALTLLFLFPLLHADLYANLYAVVAMISAALAAALLTGLLSYRKIGGVTGDVLGAGSEVTELFVWIAAALSAALKA
- a CDS encoding metallophosphoesterase family protein, translated to MQPLLSETRRIIAIGDIHGCLHPLKKLIRQIKPEAEDQLLFLGDMIDRGNHSKEVIDFLIELSSRYSCHFLMGNHELMFLDYLDNCSSDNWLGNGGQATLASYNSLDGCDLEEEHLLFIRNCRHFIETEHYFFTHGGLDPELSIKDNIRYYKPEEFCWQRVHMRTTFLESNNYKWEKTVVCGHTAIPVPVMLERLIAIDTGCVYSKNPLMGRLTAVILPERKIVQVENRD
- a CDS encoding DUF2141 domain-containing protein, which codes for MKNIFFFVVLFFIGTATLSADEINKTTAAQTGKITVHIIELKHLKGMLGVSLYNSKKGFPGKHEQAYTSELKKISGTTETVVFEDLPYGSYAVSIMHDENNNGKLDTNFIGIPKEGVGVSNNPKIGMGGPKFNDSVFTLDTKELEVTVEMKYFK
- a CDS encoding two-component system sensor histidine kinase NtrB, with the translated sequence MKKSQATVTDISELRCRAEDHLRKSQPGEQGFSLSQGDMHRMIHELSVHQIELQMQQEELLQSKDELEDALARYTRLYDFAPVGYLTLAVDGTILDANLTATTMFGVDRSLLKGSCMALFVAPEEMRVFKALMERVFSHQAQGSCDLTLCYESLSATLRCTVHIDAVIQDDGQSCCMALSDVTRQKRIEREHAAIQITLVQAQKMESIGRLAGGVAHDMNNMLQVQLGNIEYLLSMGELSESVRLTLSDLQNSVMRSAGIVRQLLAFARKQIIHPKVLDFNAAITTILRMLGHILGEHIKLIFAPGTLLWSVKIDAVQIDQIMTNLALNARDAIKVNGTLFIVTRNVVVEADFCHDHSELIPGDYVLLEVRDDGFGMEKEVLDYVFEPYFTTKFMGDGAGLGLAMVYGIVQQNHGAIFASSIKGTGTTFAIYLPRVPACPQI